From Streptomyces sp. SCSIO 75703:
GGCCCCGTCGCCGTCGACGCCGAGCGCGCCTCCGGCTACCGCTACGGGCAGCGCGCCTATCTGGTGCAACTGCGCCGCGCCGGGGCCGGTACGGCGCTGATCGACCCGGTGGCCTGCCCCGACCTGTCGGGACTCGGCGAGGCGCTCTCCGGCACCGAGTGGGTGCTGCACGCCGCCACCCAGGACCTGCCCTGCCTCCGTGAGATAGGGATGCTGCCCGCGAGCCTCTTCGACACCGAGCTGGCCGGACGGCTCGCCGGGTTCCCCCGGGTCGGGCTCGGCGCGATGGTGGAGAACGTGCTGGGCTACAGCCTGGAGAAGGGGCACTCGGCCGTCGACTGGTCCACCCGTCCGCTCCCCGAGCCGTGGCTGCGCTACGCGGCCCTCGACGTGGAACTCCTCGTGGACCTGCGGGACGCGCTGGAGAAGGAGCTGGACCGGCAGGGCAAGCTGGAGTGGGCGCGGCAGGAGTTCGACGCGATCGCCTCGGCGCCGCCGCCGGAGCCCCGCAAGGATCCGTGGCGGCGTACGTCCGGCATGCACAAGGTGCGCCGGCGGCGTCAGTTGGCGGTGGTGCGGGAGCTGTGGCAGACCCGCGACCGGATCGCCCAGCGGCGGGACGTCTCCCCCGGCAAGGTGCTCGGTGACGCGGCGATCGTCGAGGCGGCGCTCGCGGTGCCGGCGCACGCGTCCGCGCTGGCCGCGCTGAACGGCTTCGGACGGATGAACCGCCGCCAGCTCGAGCAGTGGCAGGCGGCGGTGGACCGGGTGAAGGGCCTGACGGAGTCCCAGTTGCCGCAGCCCGGTCAGCCGGTGACCGGCCCCCCGCCCCCGCGGGCCTGGGCGGACAAGGACCCGGCCGCCGCGGCGCGGCTCTCGGCGGCCCGTACGGCGGTGTCGGCGCTGGCCGAGCGGCTGTCGATGCCGCAGGAGAACCTGATCTCCCCGGACACGGTGCGCCGGGTCTGCTGGGAGCCGCCGAAGCCGGCGGACGCGGACACCGTGGCGGCGGCCCTCGCCGGGTACGGGGCGCGGCCCTGGCAGGTGGAGCAGGTGACGCCGGTGCTGGTGCCGGCGCTGGCGGCGGACGTGGAGGCGTAGCCGGGCCCGGACGTGCGCGACCGCACGCCCCCCGGGGGTCGCGGGCCACGGGGGCGTCGGCGTACCGGGCCCGTCCCGGGCGGGTCGCGGACCGGCGTGTCGTCCCGCGCGCCGTGCCCGCGCCGCGCCCGGCGTGTCGTCCCTTGGTACGGATTCTCGGCATCTCGGCAGCGTCGATTTCCCGCCAACGTGCCCGGGGCGGGTCCTCCGTACCGGACTCGCGCCCGCGAACCGGCGCCCGCACGGCCGGAGCGGGCGCCCGGGTGCCGCTGCCCGGGTGTGACGTTCACCGCTCCGGGCGGGGGGACTGGGCAGCTACGTTACCCACAAGTAGCATGAGCCTGAGCGCGCGCTCAGCGCATGCGTGCCGCAGCAGTGCCATCCCGCACCCTGGAGGAGAGCCATCGTGCCTCGTACCGTCAGGGACGTCGTCTTCGTCGACGGCGTCCGCACCCCGTTCGGCAAGGCGGGCCCGAAGGGCATCTACCACGAGACCCGCGCCGACGACCTCGTCGTGAAGGCGATCCGGGAGCTGCTGCGCCGCAACCCCGGACTCGACCCGAAGGAGATCGACGAGGTCGCCGTCGCCGCGACCACGCAGATCGGCGACCAGGGTCTGACCATCGGCCGCACCGCCGGCATCCTGGCGGGCCTGCCGACCTCGGTCCCCGGCTACTCCATCGACCGGATGTGCGCGGGCGCGCTGACGGCCGTCACCACGGTGGCCGGCTCCGTCGCCTTCGGCGCCTACGACGTCGCCATCGCGGGCGGTGTCGAGCACATGGGCCGCCACCCGATGGGCGAGGGAGTGGACCCGAACCCGCGGTTCGTCTCCGAGAAGCTGGTCGACGAGTCCGCCCTCTTCATGGGCATGACCGCCGAGAACCTGCACGACCGCTACCCGGACATCACCAAGCAGCGCGCCGACGAGTACGCGGTCCGCTCCCAGGAGAAGGCCGCCAAGGCGTACGCCGACGGCAAGATCCAGGCCGACCTGGTGCCGATCTCGGTGCGCCGCACCACCCCGGAGGGCGGCGAGACCGGCTGGGGCCTGGTCACCGCCGACGAGCCGATGCGCCCGGGGACCACCCTGGAGAACCTCGCCGGGCTCAAGACGCCGTTCCGCGTCCACGGCCGGGTCACCGCGGGCAACGCGGCCGGCCTCAACGACGGCGCCACCGCCTCGCTCATCGCCTCCGAGGACTTCGCCCGCGAGAACGGGCTGCCGGTCAAGATGCGCCTGGTCTCCTACTCCTTCGCCGGCGTGGAGCCCGAGGTCATGGGCTACGGCCCGATCCCGGCCACCGAGAAGGCCCTCGCGCAGGCGGGCCTGTCCATCTCCGACATCGGCCTGTTCGAGATCAACGAGGCGTTCGCCGTCCAGGTCCTCGCCTTCCTGCAGCACTACGGCATCGCCGACGACGACCCGCGCGTCAACCAGTACGGCGGCGCCATCGCCTTCGGCCACCCGCTGGCCTCCTCCGGCGTCCGGCTGATGACCCAGCTCGCCCGCCAGTTCGAGGACCAGCCGCAGGTCCGTTACGGCCTCACCACCATGTGCGTCGGCTTCGGCATGGGCGCCACGGTCATCTGGGAGAACCCGCACTTCGAGGGGGACAAGTGAGCACCACCGCAGAACTGTTGAAGGGCGCGGCCGAGCTGTTCCCGGGCGAGGTCGTCACGCAGGCGCACGTGCGCCACTTCGACCTGCCGCTGGGTGCCGGGCGCTTCGCGCTGATCACCCTGGACAACGGCCACGACCACACGAAGCCGACCACGCTCGGCCCGCAGTCGCTGGCGAACATCGACGCCGCGATCGACCAGGTCGAGAAGGAGGCCGCGGCCGGCGAGATCGTCGGGGCGGGCGTCACCGGCAAGCCGTTCATCTTCGCGGTCGGCGCCGACCTCAAGGGCGTCGAGCTGCTGAAGCGGCACGAGGACGCGCTGGCCATCGGCAAGGGCGGCCACGACGTCTTCAAGCGGCTGGCGAAGCTGGCCGTGCCGACCTTCGCGTACTACAACGGCGCGGCCATGGGCGGCGGGGTCGAGATCGGCCTGCACTGCACCTACCGCACCGTCTCGGCGGCACTGCCCGCCTTCTCGCTGCCCGAGGTCTTCCTCGGCCTGGTCCCGGGCTGGGGCGGCTGCACGCTGCTGCCGAACCTCATCGGCGCGGAGAAGGCCGTCTCGGTGATCATCGAGAACAGCCTCAACCAGAACCGGCAGCTCAAGGGCAAGCAGGTCCACGCGCTCGGCATCGCGGACGCGATCTTCGAGGGGGCGGACTTCCTGGAGCAGTCCCTGACCTGGACCGCGTCCGTGCTCAAGGGCGAGATCGCCGTCGAGCGCCCGGCGATCGACCGCGGCGAGGGCTGGGACCAGGCCGTCGCCAAGGGCCGCGCCCTCGCGGACTCCAAGGTGCACGGCGCCGCCCCGGCCGCCTACCGCGCCCTGGACATCATCGCCGCCGCCAAGGACGGCGACCTCCAGGCCGGCTTCGACGCCGAGGACCAGGCCCTCGCCGACCTCATCATGGGCGGCGAACTCCGGTCCGGCATCTACGCCTTCAACCTGGTGCAGAAGCGCGGCAAGCGCCCCGCCGGCGCCCCGGACAAGAGCCTGGCCCGCCCCGTCACCAAGGTCGGCGTCGTCGGCGCCGGTCTGATGGCGAGCCAGCTCGCGCTGCTCTTCCTGCGCCGCCTGGAGGTGCCGGTCGTGCTGACCGACATCGACCAGGAGCGCGTCGACAAGGGCGTGGGCTACGTCCACGCCGAGATCGACAAGCTGCTCGGCAAGGGCCGGATCGGCCAGGACAAGGCCAACCGGCTCAAGGCCCTGGTCAGCGGCGTGCTGGACAAGGCGGAGGGCTTCGCGGACGCGGACTTCGTCATCGAGGCCGTCTTCGAGGAGATCGGCGTCAAGCAGCAGGTGTTCGCGGAGGTCGAGGCGGTCGCCCCGGCGCACGCGATCCTGGCGACGAACACCTCCTCCCTCTCGGTCTCCGAGATGGCCGCGAAGCTGAAGCACCCCGAGCGGGTCGTCGGCTTCCACTTCTTCAACCCGGTCGCCGTCCTGCCGCTGCTGGAGATCGTGCGCGGCGAGCGGACGGACGATGCCTCGCTCGCCACCGCGTTCGCCGTGGCCAAGAAGCTGAAGAAGACCGCGGTGCTGGTCAAGGACGCCCCGGCGTTCGTCGTCAACCGCATCCTGACCCGCTTCATGGGCGAGATCCAGAACGTCATCGACGAGGGCACCCCCGTCGAGGTGGCGGAGCGGGCGGTCGAGCCGCTCGGCCTGCCGATGTCCCCGCTGGTCCTGCTGGAACTGGTCGGCCCGGCGATCGGCCTGCACGTCTCGGAGACGCTGCACGCGGCCTTCCCGGACCGCTTCACGGTCTCGCCGAACCTCAAGGCGGTCGTCGAGGCCGGCAAGCGCGGCTTCTACGTCTACGACAGCGGCCGTCCCGAGCTGGACCCGGAGGTCGCCGCGCTGCTCGAGCAGGGCGACACCGTCCTGACCGAGGAGCAGGTGCGGGCGCGGGTGCTGGACGCGGTGGCGCGGGAGATCGGGCTCATGCTCGACGAGGGCGTCGTCGCCGAGGCCCAGGACATCGACCTGTGCCTGATCACCGGCGCCGGCTGGCCCTTCCACCTGGGCGGCATCACGCCGTACCTGGACCGCGAGGGGGTCTCCGAGCGGGTCAACGGCAAGCCGTTCCTGGCGCAGGGGGTGGCCTCGGTCCCGGCCTGACGCCGCGCCGCCGCCCCACGTGACGAGGGCCTCCGCAACCGCGGGGGCCCTCTCGCGCGTCCGGGGGCCGGGACGTGCCATTCTGGGCGCATGACCGACGCCGCCGCCCTGCTCGTGATCGTCGACGGCGCCAACGTGGTCGGGTCGGTGCCCGACGGCTGGTGGCGCGACCGGCACGGGGCCGCCGAGCGGCTGCGGGACCGGCTGGCGTCGGACGGGCTGCCGGGGCACTCCGGCCCCGTGGAGATGGTCCTCGTCGTGGAGGGCGCGGCCCGGGGCGTGGAGTCCGTGCCCGGGGTACGGGTGGAGTCCGCGCCGGGCAGCGGCGACGACCTGATCGCCGAGCTGGCCGGCGCCGCCGGGGGGCGGCCGGTCCTGGTCGTGACCGCCGACCGCGAACTGCGCCGCCGGGTCACGGAGTCGGGCGCCGAGGTCACGGGCCCCCGCAGGGTCCGCCCGGACTGACCCGCCGCCGGCCGGGGGCACGCCGCCGCCCGGCGGGACGGCCCCGCCCTCACCCGCCCCGCGGCCGGTGAGGGCGGGCGCGGGCCCGCTCCACCCGCCCCGCAGGGCGCCCCCGGCGTCCGTCCCGGTCCCCCGGCCCGCCCTACGGACGTACAGCACCGCCGTCAGGAAACGGACCTACGGGGCCGGATCGTGGGCGGGCTACGGGCGTTCGGCGGGGGTGGACTCGCCGGTGGCGAGGCGGCTGTGCCGGCGGCCGTAGAGGAAGTACACGAAGAAGCCGATCGCCATCCAGATGGCGAAGCGGAGCCAGGTCTCGGCGGGCAGGTTGAGCATCAGCCACAGCGAGGCGCACACCGAGAGGATCGGCAGCGTCGGCACCAGCGGGGTGCGGAAGGCGCGCGGCAGGTCGGGCCGGGTGCGGCGCAGGATGACGACGCTGACGGCGACGACGACGAAGGCGAAGAGGGTGCCGATGTTCACCAGTTCGGCCAGCTCGCTCAGGCTGGTGAAGCCCGCGACGATCGCGATGACCACGCCGAGCAGGATGGTCGGGCGGTAGGGGGTGCGGAACCTCGGGTGGACCCGGGAGAAGAAGCGGGGCAGCAGTCCGTCACGGCTCATGGCGAAGAACACCCGGGTCTGGCCGAGGAGCAGGATCAGGCAGACCGTGGTGAGGCCGACGGCGGCGCCGAAGCTGATCACACCGGCGAAGAAGGGGTGCCCGGTGGCCTTGAAGGCGTCGGCGAGCGGGGCGTCCACGGACAGTTCGCTGTAGTGCTGCATGCCGGTGACGACGATGGAGACCGCGACGTACAGCGTGGTGCAGATCAGCAGGGAGCCGAGGATGCCGCGGGGCATGTCGCGCTGCGGGTTGCGGGTCTCCTCCGCGGCGGTGGCGACGATGTCGAAGCCGATGAAGGCGAAGAAGACCACGGAGGCGGCGGTGAAGATGCCCATCACGCCGAAGTTGGACGGGGCCCAGCCGAACATGAGCTGGATCAGCGGGGACTTCAGGTCGCCGCCCGCGGCCACCGGCTGCGCCTTCGGGATGAAGGGGTCGTAGTTGGCGCCCTTGACGAAGAAGGCCCCGGCGACGATCACGATGAGGACGACGGTCACCTTGATGGCGACGACGAGGGAGGTGACCCGCGCGGACAGCTTCATGCCGAGGACGAGGATGCCGGTGAGCACCAGCACCAGCGCGGCGGCGAGGATGTCGAAGCCGAAGCCCTGGGCGCCGTCCCGTCCGGCCAGCTCGGCCGGCATGTGCCAGCCCGCGTTCTCCAGCAGCGAGCGGATGTAGCCCGACCAGCCGACGGCCACCACCGCCGTGCCCAGCGCGAACTCCAGGACGAGGTCCCAGCCGATGATCCAGGCGGGCAGCTCGCCGAGGGAGGCGTAGGAGAAGGTGTAGGCGGAGCCGGCCACCGGGACCGTGGAGGCGAACTCGGCGTAGCAGAGCGCGGCCAGCGCGCAGACGACGCCGGCCACGACGAAGGCGAGGGCCACCGCGGGCCCGGCGTTGTCCTTGGCCACGGTGCCGGTCAGGACGAAGATGCCGGTGCCGATGATGACACCGACGCCGAACACGGTCAGGTCCAGCGCGGACAGGGATTTCTTGAGCGCGTGCTCCGGCTCCTCGGTGTCCTGGATGGACTGTTCGATCTTCTTGGTCCGGAAGAGAGAGTTGCTCACGGGGCCTCCACGCTGGGCGTCCTCGACATGATCGAGAGCGGGCGTAGTGCGTATGCCCCGCAGCGGCCGGATTCACGCGGATGGGCCGGTGCCACCACCGCAACGCGCGGTGGCACCGGCCCGTCGGCGGTACCTCGTGCCCGGTCGCGGTCAGTCGCGGGCGGCCTCCACCGGGTCGGGGGCGGCACCGGCGCGGCTCGTGCCGTTGGTCCGCAGGCGGGAGTGCGGGAGGCCGTCCAGCTTGGCGACGAGGCCGGTGACCTGGCGGGCGATGTCGGGCGCGGTGAGCCCGATCTCGGCCAGGACCTCGGCGCGGGAGGCGTGGTCGAGGAAGCGCGGCGGGATGCCGAAGTCGCGCAGCGGCACGTCCACACCCGCGTCGCGCAGCGCCTGGGCGACGGCGGAGCCGACCCCGCCGACGCGGATGTTGTCCTCGACGGTGACGACGACGCGGTGGCGGTCGGCGAGCGGGGCCATGGCCTCGTCGACGGGCTTGACCCAGCGGGGGTCGACGACGGTGGTGGAGATGCCCTGCTTGTCCAGGAGGCCGGCGACCTCCAGGCACATGGGGGCGAGGGCGCCCACGGAGACCAGCAGCACGTCCGGGGTCTCGGTGCCGGGGGCGCGCAGCACGTCCATGCCGCCGACGCGGCCGACGGCGGGTACGGCGGGGCCGACGGCGCCCTTGGAGAAGCGGACCACGGTCGGGGCGTCGTCGACGGCGACGGCCTCGCGGAGCTGGGCGCGGACCTGCTCGGCGTCGCGCGGGGCGGCGAGCCGCAGGCCGGGGACGACCTGGAGGATGGACATGTCCCACATGCCGTTGTGGGAGGCGCCGTCGGTGCCGGTGACGCCGGCCCGGTCCAGGACGAAGGTCACGCCGCACTTGTGCAGGGCCACGTCCATCAGCACCTGGTCGAAGGCCCGGTTGAGGAAGGTGGCGTACACGGCGAAGACGGGGTGGACGCCGGCGTGGG
This genomic window contains:
- a CDS encoding ribonuclease D codes for the protein MTDAHETAADRSLRTTGGAPPDDAGSSVTEAPIPLLDPREGVPPVVADAAALDRVTAAFAAGTGPVAVDAERASGYRYGQRAYLVQLRRAGAGTALIDPVACPDLSGLGEALSGTEWVLHAATQDLPCLREIGMLPASLFDTELAGRLAGFPRVGLGAMVENVLGYSLEKGHSAVDWSTRPLPEPWLRYAALDVELLVDLRDALEKELDRQGKLEWARQEFDAIASAPPPEPRKDPWRRTSGMHKVRRRRQLAVVRELWQTRDRIAQRRDVSPGKVLGDAAIVEAALAVPAHASALAALNGFGRMNRRQLEQWQAAVDRVKGLTESQLPQPGQPVTGPPPPRAWADKDPAAAARLSAARTAVSALAERLSMPQENLISPDTVRRVCWEPPKPADADTVAAALAGYGARPWQVEQVTPVLVPALAADVEA
- a CDS encoding acetyl-CoA C-acyltransferase encodes the protein MPRTVRDVVFVDGVRTPFGKAGPKGIYHETRADDLVVKAIRELLRRNPGLDPKEIDEVAVAATTQIGDQGLTIGRTAGILAGLPTSVPGYSIDRMCAGALTAVTTVAGSVAFGAYDVAIAGGVEHMGRHPMGEGVDPNPRFVSEKLVDESALFMGMTAENLHDRYPDITKQRADEYAVRSQEKAAKAYADGKIQADLVPISVRRTTPEGGETGWGLVTADEPMRPGTTLENLAGLKTPFRVHGRVTAGNAAGLNDGATASLIASEDFARENGLPVKMRLVSYSFAGVEPEVMGYGPIPATEKALAQAGLSISDIGLFEINEAFAVQVLAFLQHYGIADDDPRVNQYGGAIAFGHPLASSGVRLMTQLARQFEDQPQVRYGLTTMCVGFGMGATVIWENPHFEGDK
- a CDS encoding 3-hydroxyacyl-CoA dehydrogenase NAD-binding domain-containing protein codes for the protein MSTTAELLKGAAELFPGEVVTQAHVRHFDLPLGAGRFALITLDNGHDHTKPTTLGPQSLANIDAAIDQVEKEAAAGEIVGAGVTGKPFIFAVGADLKGVELLKRHEDALAIGKGGHDVFKRLAKLAVPTFAYYNGAAMGGGVEIGLHCTYRTVSAALPAFSLPEVFLGLVPGWGGCTLLPNLIGAEKAVSVIIENSLNQNRQLKGKQVHALGIADAIFEGADFLEQSLTWTASVLKGEIAVERPAIDRGEGWDQAVAKGRALADSKVHGAAPAAYRALDIIAAAKDGDLQAGFDAEDQALADLIMGGELRSGIYAFNLVQKRGKRPAGAPDKSLARPVTKVGVVGAGLMASQLALLFLRRLEVPVVLTDIDQERVDKGVGYVHAEIDKLLGKGRIGQDKANRLKALVSGVLDKAEGFADADFVIEAVFEEIGVKQQVFAEVEAVAPAHAILATNTSSLSVSEMAAKLKHPERVVGFHFFNPVAVLPLLEIVRGERTDDASLATAFAVAKKLKKTAVLVKDAPAFVVNRILTRFMGEIQNVIDEGTPVEVAERAVEPLGLPMSPLVLLELVGPAIGLHVSETLHAAFPDRFTVSPNLKAVVEAGKRGFYVYDSGRPELDPEVAALLEQGDTVLTEEQVRARVLDAVAREIGLMLDEGVVAEAQDIDLCLITGAGWPFHLGGITPYLDREGVSERVNGKPFLAQGVASVPA
- a CDS encoding amino acid permease — protein: MSNSLFRTKKIEQSIQDTEEPEHALKKSLSALDLTVFGVGVIIGTGIFVLTGTVAKDNAGPAVALAFVVAGVVCALAALCYAEFASTVPVAGSAYTFSYASLGELPAWIIGWDLVLEFALGTAVVAVGWSGYIRSLLENAGWHMPAELAGRDGAQGFGFDILAAALVLVLTGILVLGMKLSARVTSLVVAIKVTVVLIVIVAGAFFVKGANYDPFIPKAQPVAAGGDLKSPLIQLMFGWAPSNFGVMGIFTAASVVFFAFIGFDIVATAAEETRNPQRDMPRGILGSLLICTTLYVAVSIVVTGMQHYSELSVDAPLADAFKATGHPFFAGVISFGAAVGLTTVCLILLLGQTRVFFAMSRDGLLPRFFSRVHPRFRTPYRPTILLGVVIAIVAGFTSLSELAELVNIGTLFAFVVVAVSVVILRRTRPDLPRAFRTPLVPTLPILSVCASLWLMLNLPAETWLRFAIWMAIGFFVYFLYGRRHSRLATGESTPAERP